In Streptomyces sp. 840.1, one DNA window encodes the following:
- a CDS encoding cupin domain-containing protein, producing MTTIDQVPASFVVHIPDAELEPEPLDPTQIVSGDPQVTGKVLWESPDGRQLRGIWQITPGVVTDTEANELFVVVSGRATMAVEDGGTLELGPGDACVLREGDRTTWTVHETLRKAYHISL from the coding sequence ATGACCACAATTGATCAAGTTCCCGCCTCTTTCGTCGTGCACATCCCGGACGCCGAACTCGAACCGGAGCCGCTCGATCCGACGCAGATCGTTTCGGGCGATCCGCAGGTCACCGGCAAGGTGCTGTGGGAGTCGCCCGACGGCAGGCAGCTGCGCGGGATCTGGCAGATCACGCCCGGCGTGGTCACGGACACCGAGGCCAACGAGCTGTTCGTGGTGGTCAGCGGTCGCGCGACGATGGCGGTCGAGGACGGCGGGACGCTGGAGCTCGGACCGGGCGACGCCTGCGTGCTGCGCGAGGGCGACCGCACGACGTGGACCGTGCACGAGACGCTGCGCAAGGCCTACCACATCAGCCTCTGA
- a CDS encoding MFS transporter, with amino-acid sequence MTNTLDASDAPGGPAPTGRVTSADLPGLRRRTTAVLIAGQILGGLGVPVGIALAPVLATQVSGSEALAGLAPTASVTGTALLSLPLAALMTSRGRRPGLVLAYLIGALGAGLVVLATLVENFPLLLLGMAAFGAGSSANLQARFAAADLAEPERRGRAISTVIWATTIGSVAGPNIAAPAGRVFRGTAVSETAGPFVWAAGIFLLAALVIAVLLRPDPLLTARALGPQEGRSTANRSLRAGIAAVRASPMARLALVTVTVSHTAMVSIMVMTPVDLGHHGADLQLVGLVISGHIAGMYAFSPVMGWLSDRFGRIAVIGLAVGLLSLAALLAGTAGAAHGRTAAGLFVLGLGWSAGLVAGSALLTDSVPQAARAAVQGLSDLTMNASAGIGGAVAGVIVSRASYGWLNLTGACLLLPMAALALRRSLTRPASA; translated from the coding sequence GTGACCAACACCCTCGACGCATCCGACGCACCCGGCGGGCCCGCTCCCACCGGGCGGGTCACCTCCGCGGACCTGCCTGGGCTCCGGCGCAGGACGACCGCTGTCCTGATCGCCGGTCAGATACTCGGCGGACTCGGCGTGCCCGTCGGCATCGCCCTGGCCCCGGTGCTGGCGACGCAGGTCAGCGGCTCCGAGGCGCTGGCGGGCCTCGCGCCCACCGCGTCGGTGACCGGCACGGCCCTGCTGTCGCTGCCGCTGGCCGCGCTGATGACCTCGCGCGGCCGCCGCCCGGGGCTCGTGCTGGCGTATCTGATCGGGGCGCTCGGAGCCGGCCTGGTGGTGCTGGCCACTCTGGTGGAGAACTTCCCGCTGCTGCTCCTCGGCATGGCCGCGTTCGGCGCGGGCTCCTCCGCCAATCTGCAGGCGCGGTTCGCCGCGGCGGATCTGGCCGAGCCCGAGCGGCGCGGCCGGGCGATCTCGACAGTCATCTGGGCCACCACCATCGGGTCGGTCGCGGGGCCCAACATCGCGGCCCCGGCGGGCCGGGTCTTCCGAGGCACCGCCGTGTCCGAGACGGCCGGGCCCTTCGTCTGGGCGGCCGGCATCTTCCTGCTCGCCGCCCTCGTGATCGCGGTGCTGCTGCGGCCCGACCCACTGCTCACGGCACGCGCGCTGGGCCCCCAGGAGGGCAGGTCGACCGCGAACCGTTCGCTGCGTGCGGGCATCGCCGCCGTGCGGGCTTCGCCGATGGCCCGGCTGGCACTGGTGACCGTGACCGTCTCGCACACCGCGATGGTCTCGATCATGGTGATGACCCCGGTCGACCTGGGCCACCACGGCGCGGACCTCCAGCTGGTCGGCCTGGTGATCAGCGGCCACATCGCGGGGATGTACGCGTTCTCGCCGGTGATGGGCTGGCTGTCGGACCGCTTCGGGCGGATCGCTGTCATCGGCCTGGCGGTCGGACTGCTCTCCCTGGCCGCACTGCTGGCGGGCACCGCGGGCGCCGCCCACGGCCGGACCGCGGCCGGCCTGTTCGTGCTCGGGCTCGGCTGGTCCGCAGGGCTGGTCGCCGGTTCCGCGCTGCTCACCGACTCCGTGCCGCAGGCCGCCCGCGCCGCCGTACAGGGCCTGTCGGACCTGACCATGAACGCCTCGGCGGGCATCGGCGGCGCGGTCGCCGGGGTGATCGTCTCCCGGGCGAGCTACGGCTGGCTGAACCTCACCGGCGCCTGCCTGCTGCTGCCGATGGCCGCGCTCGCCCTGCGCCGGTCCCTCACCCGCCCCGCCTCGGCCTGA
- a CDS encoding methylated-DNA--[protein]-cysteine S-methyltransferase, translating to MNSNGVVEWAVVESDIGPLLLAATDAGLVSVVFHARPAVRDRALDQLRSRLGADLAEAPDSARLAEPIRQFAAYFAGTLRDFSLPLDWSLTSGFNRQVLRELAAGVPYGAVAGYGELADRVGQPGAAQAVGAAMGSNPLPVVVPCHRVVERDGGIGGFGGGLETKRQLLALEGVLPQPLF from the coding sequence ATGAACAGCAACGGGGTTGTCGAGTGGGCCGTCGTGGAGAGCGACATCGGTCCGCTGCTGCTGGCCGCGACCGACGCGGGGCTGGTGAGCGTGGTCTTCCACGCCCGTCCGGCGGTGCGGGACAGGGCGCTGGACCAGTTGCGGAGCCGGCTCGGCGCGGACCTGGCCGAAGCACCGGACTCCGCGCGGCTGGCCGAGCCGATACGCCAGTTCGCGGCGTACTTCGCGGGCACCCTGCGTGATTTCTCGCTCCCCCTCGACTGGTCGCTGACCAGCGGTTTCAACCGTCAGGTGCTCCGCGAGCTGGCGGCGGGGGTGCCCTACGGCGCCGTCGCCGGTTACGGGGAGCTCGCCGACCGGGTCGGGCAGCCCGGGGCGGCCCAGGCGGTCGGGGCGGCCATGGGGTCCAATCCGCTGCCGGTCGTGGTGCCCTGTCACCGGGTGGTGGAGCGCGACGGCGGGATCGGCGGCTTCGGCGGCGGGCTGGAGACGAAGCGGCAGCTGCTCGCGCTGGAGGGCGTACTGCCGCAGCCGCTGTTCTGA
- a CDS encoding glycerophosphodiester phosphodiesterase family protein — protein sequence MYAGTATATASVAAAALLAAGTYLLSNTGAPVSDTTTAAAARPGPVTRAAAPVRTPLVIAHRGASAYAPENTLASVDKAHALGFEWVENDVQLTKDGVLVVIHDTSLKRTTDAETVFPGRAPWAVKDFTAAEIARLDAGSWFGARYAGTRVPTLRQYLERIEHNQQSLLMEIKSPETYPGIERATLQVLAQEGWLDGGHVRDRLVIQSFGADSVRRVHEQRPDVITGLLGTPAVAELPSYARFTDRINPDHASVSAQYVAAVHALKGPHHKKLQVDTWTVNDAADALRVTGYGVDGIITNAPDVVRAATGTRGATGVPQAAGVRATGG from the coding sequence GTGTACGCAGGCACCGCTACCGCTACCGCCTCCGTCGCCGCCGCCGCGCTGCTGGCCGCCGGCACGTACCTGCTGTCGAACACCGGCGCACCCGTCTCGGACACCACCACCGCTGCCGCCGCGCGCCCCGGCCCGGTGACCCGCGCCGCCGCCCCGGTCCGCACCCCGCTCGTGATCGCCCACCGGGGCGCGTCCGCCTACGCCCCCGAGAACACCCTCGCGTCCGTCGACAAGGCCCACGCGCTCGGCTTCGAGTGGGTGGAGAACGACGTCCAGCTCACCAAGGACGGCGTCCTCGTCGTCATCCACGACACCAGCCTGAAGCGCACCACCGACGCCGAGACGGTCTTCCCCGGTCGCGCACCGTGGGCGGTCAAGGACTTCACGGCCGCCGAGATCGCCCGGCTGGACGCGGGGAGCTGGTTCGGCGCGCGCTACGCCGGCACCCGGGTACCCACGCTCCGGCAGTACCTGGAACGTATCGAGCACAACCAGCAGAGCCTGCTCATGGAGATCAAGAGCCCCGAGACCTACCCGGGGATCGAGCGGGCGACCCTCCAGGTGCTGGCCCAGGAGGGCTGGCTGGACGGCGGCCACGTGCGCGACCGCCTCGTGATCCAGAGCTTCGGCGCGGACAGCGTGCGCAGGGTGCACGAGCAGCGTCCCGACGTCATCACCGGCCTCCTGGGCACCCCGGCCGTCGCCGAGCTGCCCTCGTACGCCCGGTTCACCGACCGGATCAACCCGGACCACGCCTCGGTCTCGGCCCAGTACGTCGCGGCGGTGCACGCGCTGAAGGGGCCGCACCACAAGAAGCTGCAGGTCGACACCTGGACGGTCAACGACGCGGCGGACGCGCTCCGGGTGACCGGCTACGGCGTGGACGGCATCATCACCAATGCGCCGGACGTGGTCCGTGCGGCCACCGGGACGCGCGGGGCCACCGGGGTACCTCAGGCAGCCGGGGTGCGAGCGACCGGCGGCTGA
- a CDS encoding MHYT domain-containing protein encodes MQGTIDGFSYGAVTPVAAFVMACLGAALGLRCTTRSLRTERSFKAGWLALGATSIGSGIWTMHFIAMMGFSVEEVPIGYDKPVTFASLAVAIVVVGVGIFLVGYRGATPMALVTGGTITGLGVATMHYLGMAGMRLDGQFEYDTITVTLSVVIAVSASTAALWAAASIHGFLPSLGAAVVMGVAVSGMHYTGMAALRVHLHPATVTGTTAGDTPTGLLVPMLIGPACFLLIAGVVVMFDPLVVMGTPDWEDAAAGRALGIPAQRQVPRFGTHADPASFHSQRRDPVEHHER; translated from the coding sequence ATGCAGGGCACAATCGACGGCTTCAGCTATGGGGCGGTGACCCCCGTCGCCGCGTTTGTCATGGCCTGCCTCGGCGCGGCACTCGGTCTGCGCTGCACCACCCGGTCACTGCGCACGGAACGTTCCTTCAAGGCCGGCTGGCTGGCTCTCGGCGCGACTTCCATAGGCTCCGGAATCTGGACGATGCACTTCATCGCGATGATGGGCTTCTCCGTCGAGGAGGTGCCGATCGGCTACGACAAGCCGGTCACGTTCGCCAGCCTCGCCGTCGCGATCGTCGTGGTCGGTGTCGGGATCTTCCTTGTCGGGTACCGGGGCGCCACCCCGATGGCGCTGGTGACGGGCGGCACGATCACCGGGCTCGGCGTGGCCACCATGCATTACCTCGGCATGGCCGGGATGCGACTTGATGGGCAGTTCGAGTACGACACGATCACCGTGACGCTCTCCGTGGTCATCGCCGTGTCGGCCTCGACCGCCGCGCTCTGGGCCGCCGCATCGATCCACGGCTTCCTGCCCAGCCTCGGTGCCGCCGTCGTGATGGGCGTCGCGGTCAGCGGGATGCACTACACCGGTATGGCCGCGCTCCGGGTCCACCTGCACCCCGCCACCGTCACCGGCACCACCGCCGGTGACACCCCGACCGGCCTGCTCGTGCCCATGCTGATCGGTCCGGCCTGCTTCCTGCTCATCGCCGGGGTCGTCGTGATGTTCGACCCACTGGTGGTCATGGGCACCCCGGACTGGGAGGACGCCGCGGCCGGACGGGCCCTCGGCATCCCCGCCCAGCGCCAGGTACCCCGGTTCGGGACCCACGCCGACCCGGCGTCCTTCCACTCGCAGCGGCGCGACCCCGTGGAGCACCACGAGCGCTGA
- the uvrB gene encoding excinuclease ABC subunit UvrB, translating to MRPVSKIERSVAPFEVVSPYQPSGDQPTAIAELEKRVRAGEKDVVLLGATGTGKSATTAWMIEKLQRPTLVMAPNKTLAAQLANEFRELLPNNAVEYFVSYYDYYQPEAYVPQSDTYIEKDSSINEEVERLRHSATNSLLTRRDVIVVASVSCIYGLGTPQEYVDRMVQLKVGDEIDRDQLLRRFVEIQYSRNDLAFARGTFRVRGDTIEIFPVYEELAVRIEMFGDEIEALSTLHPLTGEVISEDQALHVFPASHYVAGPERLEKAVGGIEKELEERLAELEKQGKMLEAQRLRMRTTYDIEMLRQIGTCSGVENYSMHFDDRTPGTAPNTLLDYFPEDFLLVLDESHVTVPQIGAMYEGDASRKRTLVDHGFRLPSALDNRPLKWEEFLGRINQTVYLSATPGKYELSRGDGFVEQIIRPTGLVDPEIVVKPTEGQIDDLVHEIRKRTEKDERVLVTTLTKKMSEDLTDYFLELGIQVRYLHSDVDTLRRIELLRELRSGEYDVLVGINLLREGLDLPEVSLVAILDADKQGFLRSGTSLIQTIGRAARNVSGQVHMYADKITPAMAQAIEETNRRREKQIAYNTERGLDPQPLRKKINDIVATIAREEVDTEQLLGTGYRQAKGAKAPVPTLGIKAGSAKTKGEGAAVTDRPATELAGIIEEMTDRMRAAAADLQFEVAARLRDEVGELKKELRQMREAGLA from the coding sequence ATGCGGCCCGTTTCGAAGATCGAACGTTCGGTGGCGCCTTTCGAGGTCGTCAGTCCCTACCAGCCCAGCGGCGACCAGCCCACGGCCATCGCCGAGCTGGAGAAGCGCGTCCGGGCAGGTGAGAAGGATGTCGTGCTGCTCGGCGCGACCGGCACCGGAAAGTCGGCGACCACCGCCTGGATGATCGAGAAGCTGCAGCGCCCCACCCTGGTGATGGCGCCGAACAAGACCCTCGCCGCCCAGCTGGCCAACGAGTTCCGCGAGCTCCTGCCCAACAACGCCGTCGAGTACTTCGTCTCGTACTACGACTACTACCAGCCCGAGGCGTACGTCCCGCAGTCGGACACCTACATCGAGAAGGACTCCTCGATCAACGAGGAGGTCGAACGGCTGCGCCACTCCGCGACGAACTCCCTGCTCACCCGGCGTGACGTCATCGTCGTCGCCTCCGTCTCCTGCATCTACGGCCTCGGCACGCCGCAGGAGTACGTGGACCGGATGGTCCAGCTCAAGGTGGGCGACGAGATCGACCGCGACCAGCTGCTGCGCCGCTTCGTCGAGATCCAGTACAGCCGCAACGACCTGGCCTTCGCCCGGGGCACCTTCCGGGTGCGGGGCGACACCATCGAGATCTTCCCGGTCTACGAGGAGCTCGCCGTCCGCATCGAGATGTTCGGTGACGAGATCGAGGCGCTCTCCACCCTCCACCCGCTCACCGGCGAGGTCATCAGCGAGGACCAGGCCCTCCACGTCTTCCCCGCCAGCCACTACGTGGCGGGCCCTGAGCGCCTGGAGAAGGCCGTCGGCGGCATCGAGAAGGAGCTGGAGGAGCGGCTGGCCGAGCTGGAGAAGCAGGGCAAGATGCTGGAGGCCCAGCGTCTGCGGATGCGCACCACGTACGACATCGAGATGCTCCGCCAGATCGGCACCTGCTCGGGCGTCGAGAACTACTCGATGCACTTCGACGACCGCACCCCCGGCACCGCGCCCAACACTCTCCTGGACTACTTCCCCGAGGACTTCCTCCTCGTGCTCGACGAGTCGCACGTCACCGTGCCGCAGATCGGCGCGATGTACGAGGGAGACGCCTCCCGCAAGCGGACCCTCGTCGACCACGGCTTCCGGCTGCCGTCCGCCCTGGACAACCGTCCGCTGAAGTGGGAGGAGTTCCTCGGACGGATCAACCAGACGGTCTACCTCTCCGCCACCCCCGGCAAGTACGAGCTCTCCCGCGGCGACGGCTTCGTCGAGCAGATCATCCGCCCCACCGGCCTCGTCGACCCGGAGATCGTCGTCAAGCCCACCGAGGGCCAGATCGACGACCTGGTGCACGAGATCCGCAAGCGCACCGAGAAGGACGAGCGGGTCCTGGTCACCACCCTCACCAAGAAGATGTCGGAGGACCTCACCGACTACTTCCTGGAGCTCGGCATCCAGGTGCGCTACCTGCACAGCGACGTCGACACCCTGCGCCGCATCGAGCTGCTGCGCGAACTGCGCTCGGGCGAGTACGACGTCCTGGTCGGCATCAACCTCCTGCGCGAGGGCCTCGACCTGCCGGAGGTGTCGCTCGTGGCGATCCTCGACGCCGACAAGCAGGGCTTCCTGCGTTCGGGCACCTCACTGATCCAGACCATCGGCCGAGCCGCCCGTAACGTGTCCGGGCAGGTCCATATGTACGCGGACAAGATCACCCCGGCGATGGCGCAGGCCATCGAGGAGACCAACCGGCGCCGTGAGAAGCAGATCGCCTACAACACCGAGCGCGGACTCGACCCGCAGCCGCTGCGCAAGAAGATCAACGACATCGTCGCGACGATCGCCCGCGAGGAGGTCGACACCGAGCAGCTGCTCGGCACCGGCTACCGCCAGGCGAAGGGCGCCAAGGCGCCCGTGCCCACGCTGGGCATCAAGGCCGGCTCCGCGAAGACCAAGGGCGAGGGGGCGGCGGTCACCGACCGGCCGGCCACCGAGCTCGCCGGGATCATCGAGGAGATGACCGACCGGATGCGCGCCGCCGCCGCGGACCTGCAGTTCGAGGTGGCCGCCCGACTGCGGGACGAGGTCGGGGAGTTGAAGAAGGAGTTGCGCCAGATGCGGGAGGCGGGCCTGGCCTGA
- a CDS encoding TerD family protein, whose amino-acid sequence MTVNMTKGQAISLQKSDGGTLTAVRMGLGWQAAPRRGLFGSRTREIDLDASAVLFADKQPVDVVFFRHLVSDDGSVKHTGDNLVGGAGSGGDDEAILVDLQRVPVHIDQIVFTVNSFTGQTFQEVQNAFCRIVDETNGQELARYTLDGGGQYTAQIMAKVHRSGSGWQMTAIGNPANGRTFQDLMPAILPHL is encoded by the coding sequence GTGACGGTCAATATGACCAAGGGCCAGGCCATCAGCCTGCAGAAGAGCGACGGGGGGACCCTGACCGCGGTACGCATGGGGCTCGGCTGGCAGGCGGCGCCGCGCCGCGGTCTGTTCGGTTCGCGCACCCGCGAGATCGACCTGGACGCCTCGGCGGTCCTGTTCGCCGACAAGCAGCCGGTCGACGTCGTCTTCTTCCGGCACCTCGTCAGCGACGACGGCTCGGTCAAGCACACCGGGGACAACCTGGTCGGCGGCGCCGGCTCGGGCGGCGACGACGAGGCGATCCTGGTCGACCTCCAGCGGGTGCCGGTCCACATCGACCAGATCGTCTTCACGGTGAACTCCTTCACCGGCCAGACGTTCCAGGAAGTACAGAACGCCTTCTGCCGCATCGTCGACGAGACCAACGGCCAGGAGCTCGCCCGCTACACCCTGGACGGCGGCGGGCAGTACACCGCACAGATCATGGCGAAGGTGCACCGCTCGGGCAGCGGATGGCAGATGACCGCCATCGGCAACCCGGCCAACGGCCGCACCTTCCAGGACCTCATGCCGGCGATCCTGCCGCACCTGTAG
- a CDS encoding TerD family protein, with protein sequence MTAELVRGQNHTLPQTRLEIRISAGAPVVAGATLGDEHGTVHGVERIAHPGSPHLPGLEVSRQAAAEHRLAVDLDALPDGVHRVTVLLALPLEAGGPTRFGAVAAPFVAVTGPEGAEIATFTLTGLDTESAVAALELYRRQGAWKVRAVGQGYAGGLAAMLADQGVDRAAELAGSIQQAVARGLARSVSPPPPRTPEGDRVRHAAGPAAVPGGGQPPAGPPAARQPEQPAPAAVPSGPVDYAHPRRRSSAPPPPPPAAPPAGPAGQAGPVAGDATGWSMDERLYNQIWGMFEDLARATAAYRSAVDFAESRMDQELERALSDPRSRIGGSGDLAREQARAKRDELTGRAREALDRDLAQLAAESAVVEPALPAPYAGWDNPVWHAYRVPMEIPMALRIGDLHLPESGALRIPLLVRLPLERGIWIDSGRTASEAGALTDGGQLHRLAMESAVLHAARLLAVYPAGEFSVHVIDPAGSASAALDPLVRSGVLAGPPASGAGGVSSVLAQLTRRVDLVQMAVRAGAADSLPPDLDPAEQLLIVNDFPHGFDDRAVNQLRYLADEGPPVGVHLLMVADREEASAFGPVLDPLWRSLLRITPVADDHLADPWVGHAWTYEPLTTPAGSRVLDLVLAQVAAARRGGPR encoded by the coding sequence ATGACGGCCGAGCTGGTCCGGGGGCAGAACCACACCTTGCCCCAGACCCGTCTGGAGATCCGGATTTCGGCAGGCGCGCCGGTCGTCGCCGGGGCCACCCTCGGGGACGAGCACGGCACCGTGCACGGCGTCGAGCGGATCGCCCACCCCGGCTCCCCGCACCTGCCGGGTCTGGAGGTCTCCAGGCAGGCCGCCGCCGAGCACCGGCTCGCCGTGGACCTCGACGCCCTGCCCGACGGGGTGCACCGGGTCACCGTGCTGCTCGCCCTGCCGCTGGAGGCGGGCGGTCCGACCCGGTTCGGAGCCGTGGCCGCGCCCTTCGTCGCCGTCACCGGGCCCGAAGGCGCCGAGATCGCCACCTTCACCCTGACCGGCCTGGACACCGAGTCGGCCGTCGCCGCCCTGGAGCTCTACCGCAGGCAGGGTGCCTGGAAGGTCCGCGCCGTCGGGCAGGGCTACGCGGGCGGTCTCGCCGCGATGCTCGCCGACCAGGGCGTGGACCGGGCGGCCGAGCTGGCCGGTTCGATCCAGCAGGCCGTCGCCCGAGGCCTGGCCCGTTCCGTGTCACCGCCCCCGCCCCGCACCCCGGAGGGCGACCGGGTCCGGCACGCGGCGGGACCCGCAGCCGTCCCGGGCGGCGGGCAGCCCCCCGCCGGGCCCCCGGCCGCCCGGCAGCCCGAGCAGCCGGCACCGGCCGCCGTGCCGTCCGGGCCCGTCGACTACGCGCACCCGCGCCGCCGGTCCTCCGCGCCCCCGCCGCCCCCTCCCGCCGCGCCGCCCGCCGGGCCCGCAGGGCAGGCAGGGCCCGTTGCCGGGGACGCGACCGGCTGGTCCATGGACGAACGCCTCTACAACCAGATCTGGGGCATGTTCGAGGACCTGGCCAGGGCCACCGCCGCCTACCGCAGCGCGGTCGACTTCGCGGAGTCACGGATGGACCAGGAGCTGGAGCGGGCCCTGTCCGACCCGCGCAGCCGGATCGGCGGTTCGGGCGACCTGGCCCGGGAACAGGCCCGCGCCAAGCGCGACGAGCTGACCGGCCGGGCCCGCGAGGCCCTGGACCGCGACCTCGCCCAGTTGGCCGCCGAGTCCGCCGTGGTGGAACCCGCGCTCCCCGCCCCGTACGCGGGCTGGGACAACCCCGTCTGGCACGCCTACCGGGTTCCGATGGAGATCCCGATGGCCCTGCGGATCGGTGACCTGCACCTGCCCGAGAGCGGCGCACTGCGCATCCCGCTGCTCGTGCGGCTGCCGCTGGAGCGCGGCATCTGGATCGACAGCGGACGCACGGCCTCCGAGGCCGGTGCCCTGACGGACGGCGGCCAGTTGCACCGGCTGGCCATGGAGAGCGCCGTACTGCACGCCGCCCGGCTGCTCGCCGTCTACCCGGCGGGCGAGTTCTCGGTCCACGTCATCGACCCGGCCGGTTCCGCCTCGGCCGCGCTGGATCCGCTGGTCCGCTCCGGGGTGCTCGCGGGCCCGCCCGCCTCCGGCGCCGGGGGAGTGTCCTCGGTGCTCGCCCAGCTGACCCGGCGGGTCGACCTGGTGCAGATGGCGGTCCGGGCCGGCGCCGCGGATTCGCTGCCGCCCGATCTGGACCCGGCCGAGCAGCTGCTGATCGTCAACGACTTCCCGCACGGCTTCGACGACCGGGCCGTCAACCAGCTGCGCTACCTCGCCGACGAGGGGCCGCCCGTCGGCGTCCATCTGCTGATGGTCGCCGACCGGGAGGAGGCCTCCGCGTTCGGTCCGGTGCTCGATCCGCTGTGGCGGTCGCTGCTCCGGATCACCCCGGTCGCCGACGACCATCTGGCCGACCCCTGGGTCGGCCACGCCTGGACGTACGAGCCGCTGACCACGCCTGCGGGCAGCCGTGTCCTGGATCTGGTGCTCGCCCAGGTGGCAGCCGCCCGTCGCGGTGGGCCCCGCTGA
- a CDS encoding TerC family protein has translation MDVSWTLWALTILGLSALIAVDFFIGRKPHDVSTKEAGIWTVVWIALAALFGLGLLVSGETQASGEFFAGFITEKSLSVDNLFVFVLIMAKFSVPSHLQQRVLLFGVLIALVLRAIFIAAGAAVIANFSWVFYIFGAFLIFTAWKLIQEARADEEEEEFEENRLLKTIERRFGVADRYHGTKLFIRNNGKRVLTPLMVVMLAIGTTDVLFALDSIPAIFGLTQDPYIVFTANAFALMGLRQLYFLIGGLLKKLVHLSYGLSVILGFIGVKLVLHALHESGVHVPEISIPVSLGVICGVLVITTITSLLATRKQAASETEEAAEAENGADKGAGIDA, from the coding sequence GTGGACGTTTCATGGACCCTCTGGGCGCTGACCATCCTTGGTCTCAGCGCCCTCATCGCCGTCGACTTCTTCATCGGGCGCAAGCCCCATGACGTGTCGACCAAGGAAGCCGGAATCTGGACGGTCGTCTGGATCGCCCTGGCCGCCCTCTTCGGGCTCGGCCTGCTCGTCTCGGGTGAGACGCAGGCCTCGGGCGAGTTCTTCGCCGGCTTCATCACCGAGAAATCGCTGAGCGTCGACAACCTCTTCGTCTTCGTGCTGATCATGGCGAAGTTCTCGGTGCCCTCACACCTCCAGCAGCGGGTGCTGCTCTTCGGTGTCCTGATAGCACTGGTGCTGCGGGCGATCTTCATCGCCGCCGGCGCCGCGGTCATCGCCAACTTCTCGTGGGTCTTCTACATCTTCGGCGCGTTCCTGATCTTCACCGCCTGGAAGCTCATCCAGGAGGCGCGGGCCGACGAGGAGGAAGAGGAGTTCGAGGAGAACCGCCTCCTGAAGACGATCGAGCGCCGCTTCGGTGTCGCCGACAGGTACCACGGCACCAAGCTGTTCATCCGCAACAACGGCAAGCGCGTCCTGACGCCCCTGATGGTCGTCATGCTCGCCATCGGAACCACCGATGTGCTGTTCGCGCTGGACTCGATCCCGGCGATCTTCGGGCTGACCCAGGACCCGTACATCGTCTTCACGGCCAACGCCTTCGCCCTGATGGGTCTGCGGCAGCTGTACTTCCTGATCGGCGGTCTGCTGAAGAAGCTGGTCCACCTCAGCTACGGGCTCTCGGTGATCCTCGGCTTCATCGGCGTCAAGCTGGTGCTGCACGCACTGCACGAGTCCGGGGTGCACGTGCCCGAGATCTCGATCCCGGTCTCGCTCGGCGTCATCTGCGGCGTGCTGGTGATCACCACGATCACCAGCCTCCTCGCCACCAGGAAGCAGGCGGCCTCGGAGACCGAGGAGGCCGCTGAGGCCGAGAACGGTGCGGACAAGGGCGCCGGAATCGACGCCTGA
- a CDS encoding MBL fold metallo-hydrolase, whose translation MTYSGVVKVGGRADVHELTDLMISKVAVGPMNNNAYLLRCRATGEQLLIDAANDAATLLRLIGDDSIASVVTTHRHGDHWQALGEVVAATGARTYAGRHDAEGIPVTTDVLVDDDATIRVGQVALTARHLTGHTPGSIALLYDDPHGAPHLFTGDCLFPGGVGNTFGDAGAFVSLLDDVETKLFAPLPDETWVYPGHGNDTTLGDERPRLPEWRARGW comes from the coding sequence ATGACGTACAGCGGAGTGGTCAAGGTCGGCGGGCGGGCGGACGTGCACGAGCTGACGGATCTGATGATCTCCAAGGTCGCCGTCGGCCCGATGAACAACAACGCCTACCTGCTGCGCTGCCGGGCCACCGGCGAGCAGCTCCTGATCGACGCGGCGAACGACGCCGCGACCCTGCTCCGGCTGATCGGTGACGACTCGATCGCCTCGGTCGTCACCACCCACCGCCACGGCGACCACTGGCAGGCGCTGGGCGAGGTCGTGGCGGCCACCGGCGCGCGTACGTACGCCGGGCGCCACGACGCCGAGGGGATCCCGGTCACCACCGATGTGCTCGTCGATGACGACGCCACGATCCGGGTCGGGCAGGTCGCCCTGACCGCCCGGCATCTGACCGGACACACACCGGGCTCGATCGCCCTCCTCTACGACGACCCGCACGGTGCCCCGCACCTGTTCACCGGGGACTGCCTCTTCCCGGGCGGGGTCGGCAACACGTTCGGGGACGCCGGAGCGTTCGTGAGCCTGCTGGACGATGTGGAGACCAAGCTCTTCGCCCCGCTGCCCGACGAGACCTGGGTCTACCCGGGTCACGGCAACGACACCACGCTGGGCGACGAGCGGCCCCGGCTGCCCGAGTGGCGCGCCCGCGGCTGGTGA